A genomic window from Bordetella genomosp. 9 includes:
- a CDS encoding acyl-CoA dehydrogenase family protein, whose amino-acid sequence MDFNITQDQRQFADALRRWIEKDYGMETRRAIIRTETGVSEQAWAALAELGIPALPLPESAGGLGGSLMDMFIVMEELGRGLIVEPVLATAMGAQFLHLSGHHAERLEGIAAGQSTMACALGERESGYDLFDVAASARPDGDGYVLDGVKTVVPHGAQADHLIVSARTSGARRDGAGISVFLVPADAAGLTARDYRTIDGLRAADVRLSNVRVRRDALLCPEGQGLPLLEAVADHGIVLLCGEAIGAMGALNEATLEYLKTREQFGVPIGSFQVLQHRMVDMAIHLAQARAVATLAAARLSGATDPAERSRLSSAAKARVGQAMKFIAQQAVQLHGGMGLSDELPVSHHVKRLTIIESTLGDTDHHLARYAALSHVLEEETAS is encoded by the coding sequence ATGGATTTCAACATCACGCAGGACCAGCGGCAGTTCGCCGACGCGCTGCGTCGCTGGATCGAAAAGGACTACGGCATGGAGACGCGCCGGGCCATCATCCGCACGGAGACGGGCGTGTCGGAGCAGGCATGGGCGGCGCTGGCCGAGCTCGGGATTCCCGCGCTGCCGCTGCCCGAGTCGGCGGGCGGACTCGGCGGCTCCTTGATGGACATGTTCATCGTGATGGAGGAGCTGGGCCGTGGGTTGATCGTGGAACCCGTCCTCGCCACGGCGATGGGCGCGCAGTTTCTACACCTGTCCGGCCATCATGCCGAACGGCTTGAAGGAATCGCGGCAGGACAATCGACCATGGCTTGCGCGCTGGGCGAGCGGGAGTCCGGCTACGATCTCTTCGACGTCGCCGCCTCGGCCAGGCCGGATGGCGATGGCTACGTCCTGGACGGCGTCAAGACGGTCGTGCCGCATGGCGCGCAGGCGGACCATCTCATCGTGTCCGCGCGCACGTCAGGCGCGCGCCGGGACGGCGCGGGCATCTCGGTTTTCCTCGTCCCCGCCGATGCGGCGGGCCTGACCGCGCGTGACTACAGGACCATCGATGGCCTGCGCGCGGCGGATGTCCGGCTTTCGAACGTCCGCGTGCGCCGCGACGCGCTGCTTTGCCCCGAAGGCCAGGGCCTGCCGCTGCTGGAAGCCGTGGCTGACCACGGCATCGTGCTGCTGTGCGGCGAGGCTATCGGCGCCATGGGCGCGCTGAACGAGGCGACGCTGGAATACCTGAAGACACGCGAGCAGTTCGGCGTACCGATAGGCAGCTTCCAGGTCCTGCAGCATCGCATGGTCGACATGGCCATCCATCTTGCGCAGGCGCGCGCCGTGGCCACGCTGGCGGCGGCACGGCTTTCCGGCGCGACGGATCCGGCAGAGCGAAGCCGGCTGTCGTCGGCGGCCAAGGCGCGGGTCGGCCAGGCCATGAAGTTCATCGCCCAGCAGGCCGTGCAGCTGCACGGCGGCATGGGCCTGTCGGATGAACTGCCCGTATCCCATCACGTGAAGCGGCTGACGATCATCGAGTCCACGCTGGGCGACACCGACCACCACCTGGCGCGCTACGCGGCGCTGTCCCATGTGCTGGAAGAGGAAACAGCAAGCTGA
- a CDS encoding acyl-CoA dehydrogenase family protein — translation MDLNYSPQDLEFRNTVAAWLRQNLPEDLRAKVLNHKRLAKEDFVRWHKIVAAQGWVGASWPVEHGGTGWTTVQRHIWDEACAAAGAPIIMPFGVNMVAPVIMAFGSEAQKQHYLPRILNCDDWWCQGYSEPGAGSDLAAVKTRAERVGDHYVVNGQKTWTTWAQYANKIFCLVRTDPGARKQAGISFLLMDMDSPGITVRPIIMLDEEHEVNEVFFDNVKVPVENLIGEENKGWTYAKYLLGHERTNIAAVGRSKRELRSLKRLALRQSRKGRPLLHDPVFAAKVASLEIDLIGLEMLVQKTISQEDHQKSPAPEASMLKVKGSEIQLAIAELMLEAVGPYGAPFDPAFIAGEREHAITGNDDAAPLASLYLNSRKIAIYGGSNEIQKNVIAKLVLGL, via the coding sequence GTGGATCTGAATTACAGTCCGCAGGACCTGGAGTTTCGCAATACCGTGGCCGCCTGGCTGCGCCAGAACCTGCCAGAGGACCTGCGAGCGAAAGTGCTCAATCACAAGCGCCTGGCCAAGGAAGACTTCGTTCGCTGGCACAAGATCGTCGCCGCCCAGGGATGGGTCGGCGCGAGCTGGCCGGTGGAGCACGGCGGGACCGGCTGGACCACCGTGCAGCGGCATATCTGGGACGAGGCATGCGCCGCCGCCGGTGCGCCCATCATCATGCCGTTCGGCGTCAACATGGTGGCGCCCGTCATCATGGCTTTCGGCAGCGAAGCGCAGAAGCAGCACTACCTGCCGCGCATCCTGAACTGCGACGACTGGTGGTGCCAGGGCTATTCGGAGCCAGGCGCCGGTTCCGACCTTGCCGCCGTCAAGACGCGCGCCGAACGCGTCGGCGACCACTACGTCGTGAACGGCCAGAAAACATGGACCACCTGGGCGCAATACGCCAACAAGATCTTCTGCCTGGTGCGCACCGATCCCGGGGCACGCAAACAAGCGGGCATTTCCTTCCTGCTGATGGACATGGACTCGCCCGGCATCACCGTGCGGCCGATCATCATGCTGGACGAGGAGCACGAGGTCAACGAAGTGTTCTTCGATAACGTCAAGGTTCCCGTGGAGAACCTGATCGGCGAAGAGAACAAGGGCTGGACCTATGCCAAGTATCTGCTGGGTCACGAGCGCACCAACATCGCCGCCGTCGGACGTTCGAAAAGAGAACTGCGGTCGCTCAAGCGCCTGGCCCTGCGGCAAAGCAGGAAGGGCCGGCCGCTGCTGCACGATCCGGTATTCGCCGCGAAGGTCGCCTCGTTGGAAATCGATCTGATCGGCCTGGAAATGCTGGTACAGAAGACGATCTCCCAGGAAGACCACCAGAAGTCTCCGGCGCCCGAAGCATCCATGCTCAAGGTAAAGGGCAGCGAAATCCAGCTGGCCATCGCCGAACTGATGCTCGAAGCCGTCGGCCCCTATGGCGCGCCTTTCGACCCGGCCTTCATCGCCGGGGAACGGGAGCATGCGATTACCGGCAACGACGACGCCGCCCCGCTCGCCTCGCTGTACCTCAATTCAAGAAAGATCGCGATCTATGGCGGATCCAACGAAATACAGAAGAACGTCATCGCCAAACTCGTGCTGGGCCTGTAA